Proteins from a genomic interval of Microbacterium imperiale:
- a CDS encoding PucR family transcriptional regulator codes for MSSALPPVPALTAAPAPTLRALLARRELDLHLATAADDAALDAGVRWVHSSDLADPTPFLSEDVVLLTTGTQFVVDGGIDRADDYVARLRARGVRGLGFGTEVVRDGIPDPLRDACERDGIPLFEVPYRTPFIAVARAAAEAIAAQAYARRSWALDAQRALALAALRPDGFDATLAELARQLGAWVGLYDASGALSHAHGPAEVAADAGLRAAVDAEAAALLRRGGGTGAAMRLHGTAVTLQTLGSGGRRGVLATAGVDLDQEARAVVTAVVATTGLALEQRRMTAGAWSRLRAALVDLLVGGRPELVRDVAADAWGGHPSAPYVVALADSTAPTGARELLDTLATNGRLFYGRDDDGVLLVAAASDRPLLDDIASRLTWRLGVADAATDADLVAARERARLARDRGRPGTATDIADAPGDLLGDLATPAARARAGAELERLRGHDARHGTALTATLVAWLEHDGAHEATARALGLHRHTIRARIALAQQLLGRDLSSFPERAAVWAALRLSS; via the coding sequence ATGTCCTCTGCTCTGCCGCCCGTCCCGGCGCTCACCGCGGCACCCGCCCCAACGCTGCGCGCACTGCTCGCCCGGCGCGAGCTCGATCTCCACCTGGCGACGGCAGCCGATGACGCGGCGCTCGACGCCGGTGTGCGCTGGGTCCACAGCTCCGACCTCGCCGATCCCACGCCGTTCCTGTCGGAGGACGTCGTCCTGCTGACGACGGGCACGCAGTTCGTCGTCGACGGCGGCATCGACCGCGCCGACGACTACGTCGCGCGTCTGCGCGCCCGCGGCGTGCGCGGCCTGGGCTTCGGCACCGAGGTCGTGCGCGACGGCATCCCCGATCCGTTGCGCGACGCGTGCGAGCGCGACGGCATCCCGTTGTTCGAGGTGCCCTATCGGACGCCGTTCATCGCCGTCGCGCGAGCCGCCGCCGAGGCGATCGCGGCGCAGGCTTACGCCCGGCGCAGCTGGGCGCTCGACGCGCAGCGCGCCCTCGCGCTCGCGGCGCTGCGCCCCGACGGCTTCGACGCGACGCTGGCCGAGCTGGCCCGTCAGCTCGGAGCATGGGTCGGGCTGTACGACGCCTCCGGTGCGCTGTCGCACGCGCATGGGCCCGCGGAGGTCGCCGCGGACGCGGGCCTGCGCGCGGCCGTGGACGCGGAAGCGGCCGCCCTCCTCCGCCGCGGCGGCGGGACCGGCGCCGCGATGCGTCTGCACGGCACGGCCGTGACTCTGCAGACCCTCGGCTCCGGCGGGCGTCGCGGCGTCCTCGCCACGGCGGGCGTCGACCTCGACCAGGAGGCCCGTGCGGTCGTGACCGCGGTCGTCGCGACGACCGGGCTCGCCCTGGAGCAACGGCGGATGACGGCGGGTGCCTGGAGCCGGTTGCGCGCGGCACTGGTCGACCTGCTCGTCGGCGGCCGTCCCGAGCTCGTCCGGGACGTCGCCGCGGATGCCTGGGGCGGTCACCCATCCGCCCCCTACGTCGTCGCGCTGGCCGACAGCACCGCGCCGACGGGCGCCCGCGAGCTGCTCGACACCCTCGCCACGAACGGGCGGCTGTTCTACGGCCGCGACGACGACGGCGTGCTGCTCGTGGCGGCGGCATCCGACCGCCCGCTGCTCGACGACATCGCTTCGCGCCTGACGTGGCGCCTCGGCGTCGCCGACGCGGCGACCGACGCCGACCTGGTCGCGGCCCGCGAGCGCGCGCGCCTGGCCCGCGACCGCGGCCGCCCCGGCACCGCGACCGACATCGCCGACGCTCCCGGCGACCTGCTCGGCGACCTCGCGACGCCGGCCGCGCGGGCACGGGCGGGCGCCGAGCTCGAGCGCCTGCGCGGCCACGACGCCCGCCACGGCACCGCGCTGACCGCGACACTCGTCGCCTGGCTCGAGCACGACGGCGCGCACGAGGCGACGGCCCGGGCTCTCGGCCTGCACCGGCACACCATCCGCGCCCGGATCGCGCTCGCGCAGCAGCTGCTCGGGCGCGACCTGTCGTCGTTCCCCGAACGCGCGGCGGTGTGGGCGGCCCTGCGCCTGTCGAGCTGA
- the gabT gene encoding 4-aminobutyrate--2-oxoglutarate transaminase, translating into MSTTTSTPTIPLGGPTLPQERRVVTAIPGPRSEELLARKAAAVPAGVGHTAPIHAVAAGGGVVVDADGNSLIDLGSGIAVTSVGNAHPAVVAAVQAQVAQFTHTCFMISPYESYVAVAEALNRLTPGDHEKKTALFNSGAEAVENAVKIARKATGRSAVVAFDHGYHGRTNLTMALTAKSMPYKSGFGPFAPEVYRAPLSYPFRDGLSGADAAARSISLIEKQIGADNLAAVIIEPIQGEGGFIVPADGFLPAIADWCREHGVVFIADEVQTGFARTGAMFASEHFGIVPDLITTAKGIAAGLPLAAVTGRAEIMDASHPGGLGGTYGGNPVACAAALAAIDAFENDGLIERAQQLGQRLTARLEALRAADPRVGDVRGHGAMIAAEFVDPATGAPDAALTSAVAKACIAQGVIVLTCGTYGNVIRFLPPLSITDELLDDGLDVVAAALAAA; encoded by the coding sequence ATGAGCACCACGACCTCCACGCCGACCATCCCCCTCGGCGGCCCGACCCTCCCGCAGGAGCGTCGCGTCGTCACCGCGATCCCCGGGCCGCGCTCCGAGGAGCTGCTGGCGCGCAAAGCGGCGGCGGTGCCGGCGGGCGTCGGACACACCGCTCCGATCCATGCCGTGGCGGCCGGCGGTGGCGTCGTGGTCGACGCGGACGGCAACTCGCTCATCGACCTCGGGTCGGGCATCGCGGTGACCTCGGTCGGGAACGCGCACCCCGCTGTCGTCGCGGCGGTGCAGGCCCAGGTGGCGCAGTTCACCCACACCTGCTTCATGATCTCCCCGTACGAGTCGTACGTCGCCGTCGCCGAGGCCCTGAACCGGCTGACCCCGGGTGACCACGAGAAGAAGACGGCGCTGTTCAACTCCGGCGCCGAAGCGGTCGAGAACGCGGTGAAGATCGCACGCAAGGCCACGGGACGCTCGGCCGTCGTCGCGTTCGACCACGGCTACCACGGACGCACCAATCTGACGATGGCGCTGACGGCGAAGTCGATGCCCTACAAGAGCGGATTCGGGCCGTTCGCGCCCGAGGTCTACCGGGCGCCCCTGTCGTACCCGTTCCGCGACGGCCTCTCGGGTGCCGACGCCGCGGCGCGGTCGATCTCGCTGATCGAGAAGCAGATCGGCGCCGACAACCTCGCCGCCGTCATCATCGAGCCGATCCAGGGCGAAGGGGGCTTCATCGTCCCCGCAGACGGCTTCCTGCCCGCGATCGCCGACTGGTGCCGCGAGCATGGCGTCGTCTTCATCGCCGATGAGGTGCAGACCGGATTCGCCCGCACCGGCGCGATGTTCGCCAGCGAGCACTTCGGCATCGTGCCCGACCTCATCACGACCGCGAAGGGCATCGCCGCGGGCCTGCCGCTCGCCGCGGTCACCGGGCGCGCCGAGATCATGGACGCCTCGCACCCCGGCGGTCTCGGCGGCACCTACGGCGGCAACCCGGTGGCCTGCGCCGCCGCCCTCGCCGCGATCGACGCATTCGAGAATGACGGGCTCATCGAGCGGGCGCAGCAGCTCGGCCAACGCCTCACGGCACGGCTCGAGGCCCTGCGCGCGGCCGACCCGCGCGTCGGCGATGTACGCGGGCACGGCGCCATGATCGCCGCCGAGTTCGTCGACCCGGCGACGGGTGCGCCCGATGCCGCCCTGACCTCGGCCGTCGCGAAGGCGTGCATCGCACAGGGCGTGATCGTGCTCACGTGCGGCACCTACGGCAACGTCATCCGCTTCCTGCCGCCGCTGTCGATCACCGACGAACTGCTCGACGACGGGCTCGATGTCGTCGCGGCCGCGCTCGCGGCGGCCTGA
- a CDS encoding flavin monoamine oxidase family protein has translation MSEITRDVAIVGAGAAGLTAANDLRKAGLSVVVLEARERVGGRLWTEEIDGAMLELGGQWVSPDQHALIETLADLGLETYERYRDGDSVYVGPNGEARRFRGEMFPVAPETERVIDEITERLDAMVAEIDPDRPWAHERAAEWDAISWDAWLRQQTDDDEAVRNLAFATGSAMLTKPTHSFSLLQSLLMAASAGSYSHLVDADFILDKRVVGGLQQVPLRLAERLGEDVLLNQPVRTIEYTDAGAVLRTDEVTVRARRVVLAVAPVLYNRITFVPPLPRLKHQMHQHFSMGFVIKVHAVYDRPFWREQGLSGTAFSPYELSHEAYDNTNHEDERGTLVAFVSDRTADDLFRLSADERRERILESLSHYYGPQAKEPIVYYESDWGSEEWTRGAYAASFDLGGLTRYGADQLELVDPLHVACSDLAGLGYQHVDGAIRMGHRVADEILAAERA, from the coding sequence ATGAGTGAGATCACCCGGGACGTCGCGATCGTCGGGGCCGGCGCCGCCGGCCTGACGGCCGCGAACGACCTGCGAAAGGCGGGCCTCTCGGTCGTCGTGCTCGAAGCGCGCGAACGCGTCGGCGGTCGCCTGTGGACCGAGGAGATCGACGGCGCGATGCTCGAGCTCGGCGGGCAGTGGGTCTCGCCCGACCAGCACGCGCTGATCGAGACGCTGGCCGACCTCGGGCTCGAGACCTACGAGCGCTACCGCGACGGCGACAGCGTGTACGTCGGTCCGAACGGTGAAGCTCGGCGGTTCCGGGGAGAGATGTTCCCGGTGGCCCCCGAGACCGAGCGCGTGATCGACGAGATCACCGAGCGCCTCGACGCCATGGTCGCCGAGATCGACCCCGACCGGCCCTGGGCGCACGAGCGCGCCGCCGAGTGGGATGCGATCTCGTGGGACGCATGGCTGCGGCAGCAGACCGATGACGACGAGGCGGTGCGCAACCTCGCGTTCGCCACCGGGTCGGCGATGCTCACGAAGCCGACGCACTCCTTCTCGCTGCTGCAGTCGCTGCTCATGGCCGCCTCGGCGGGGTCGTACTCGCACCTGGTCGACGCCGACTTCATCCTCGACAAGCGCGTCGTCGGCGGCCTGCAGCAGGTTCCGCTGCGTCTGGCCGAGCGACTGGGCGAGGACGTCCTGCTGAACCAGCCGGTGCGCACGATCGAGTACACGGATGCCGGTGCCGTCCTGCGCACCGACGAGGTCACGGTGCGCGCCCGCCGCGTCGTGCTGGCCGTGGCCCCCGTGCTCTACAACCGCATCACCTTCGTGCCGCCGCTGCCGCGGCTCAAGCACCAGATGCACCAGCACTTCTCGATGGGGTTCGTCATCAAGGTGCACGCCGTCTACGATCGCCCGTTCTGGCGCGAGCAGGGGCTGTCGGGCACCGCCTTCAGCCCGTACGAGCTCTCGCACGAGGCATACGACAACACGAACCACGAGGACGAGCGGGGCACGCTCGTCGCGTTCGTGTCGGACCGCACCGCCGACGACCTGTTCCGCCTCTCCGCCGACGAGCGCCGCGAGCGGATCCTCGAGTCGCTCTCGCACTACTACGGCCCCCAGGCGAAGGAGCCGATCGTCTACTACGAGAGCGACTGGGGCAGCGAGGAATGGACCCGCGGCGCGTACGCGGCCAGCTTCGACCTCGGCGGCCTCACCCGCTACGGCGCCGACCAGCTCGAGCTGGTCGACCCGCTCCACGTCGCCTGCAGCGACCTCGCGGGCCTGGGCTACCAGCACGTCGACGGGGCGATCCGCATGGGTCACCGCGTCGCCGACGAGATCCTCGCGGCGGAGCGGGCATGA
- a CDS encoding universal stress protein: MSAPAPGDRIVVGYTATKAGRDAVAFASRLAAASGAALHLVLVLPAQKPGIVPPDAGYERLVREQAAGWLRDGAATVPESIPHRAHVRYGESVAAGLVDTADELGASLIVIGAADGGNRGRHRLGTTATELVHSSDVPVALVPRGARRITHETGITRLTAAVGEREGTQLLVEETIRLAGSTGVPVRLLSLVALDLPAGLDTGAIRTVGDTHAQEVLDEVRSALPADAEVTATVAAGDGIEDAAAQLEWEAGEIVLVGSSRLAQPRRLFLGSTAARMLRVVTAPMIVVPRTRSEREGASA, translated from the coding sequence ATGAGCGCGCCCGCCCCCGGCGACCGCATCGTCGTCGGCTACACGGCGACCAAGGCCGGGCGTGACGCGGTCGCGTTCGCGAGCCGCCTGGCCGCGGCATCCGGCGCCGCGCTGCACCTCGTGCTCGTCCTCCCCGCGCAGAAGCCGGGGATCGTGCCGCCCGACGCCGGGTACGAGCGGCTCGTGCGCGAGCAGGCGGCCGGTTGGCTGCGCGACGGTGCCGCGACGGTGCCCGAGAGCATCCCGCACCGCGCGCACGTGCGCTACGGCGAGTCGGTCGCGGCCGGTCTCGTCGACACGGCGGACGAGCTCGGCGCCTCGCTGATCGTCATCGGTGCCGCAGACGGCGGCAACCGCGGGCGCCATCGCCTCGGCACGACCGCGACCGAGCTGGTGCACTCCTCCGATGTGCCGGTGGCTCTCGTCCCGCGAGGCGCGCGTCGCATCACGCACGAGACCGGCATCACCCGGCTCACCGCGGCGGTGGGGGAGCGCGAGGGGACGCAGCTGCTGGTCGAGGAGACGATCCGGCTCGCCGGGTCGACGGGCGTGCCGGTGCGGCTGCTCTCGCTCGTCGCGCTCGACCTGCCCGCCGGTCTCGACACGGGTGCGATCCGCACCGTGGGCGACACCCACGCGCAGGAGGTGCTGGACGAGGTGCGGTCGGCCCTTCCCGCCGACGCCGAGGTGACGGCGACCGTCGCCGCCGGCGACGGGATCGAGGATGCCGCTGCCCAGCTCGAGTGGGAGGCCGGCGAGATCGTCCTCGTAGGCTCCAGCAGACTCGCGCAGCCGCGGCGGCTCTTCCTCGGGTCGACGGCGGCCCGGATGCTGCGCGTCGTGACCGCCCCCATGATCGTGGTGCCCCGCACCCGCAGCGAACGCGAAGGAGCGAGCGCATGA
- a CDS encoding APC family permease translates to MTRAEASQVPAGDPVTGGISRKGLSAGTVGLLGAVVIGISCIAPAYTFTAAVGPTASVVGLQVPAIVLVGFIPMLLVAFGYRELNNRMPDSGTSFTWATRAFGPWVGWMAGWGLVAATILVLSNLAGVAVDFLFLLIAQLTGQEAIADLAAVTWINVLVCVLFVAAATFVSYRDMQTTQKLQYGLVAFQVLVLVFFAGAAIVESLSGNAFDATSFDWSWFNPFAVPSFSAFAAGLSLSIFIFWGWDVTLTMNEETKDPERTPGRAATITVVMIVALYLLLSIAMIMFAGVGTGDLGLGNEDIQENVFFHLSGPILGPLAFLVSLAVLTSSASSLQSTIVGPARTLLAMGHYGALPEKFAKVSPRFFTPGYATVVSAVVASGFYVVMRIVSENVLWDTILALGMMICFYYGLTAFACVWYFRRQWFDSTRNVFFTFLFPLIGGVILAVLFVTTLIDTMDPAYGSGSQIGGIGLVFILGVGVILIGVAVMVWQAVTRPAFFRGETLTKDAPVSRRRRGVTR, encoded by the coding sequence ATGACCAGAGCAGAAGCGTCCCAGGTGCCCGCGGGTGACCCCGTCACGGGAGGCATCTCCCGCAAGGGGTTGAGCGCCGGGACGGTGGGCCTGCTCGGCGCTGTCGTCATCGGCATCTCGTGCATCGCCCCGGCCTACACGTTCACAGCGGCCGTCGGGCCGACGGCATCCGTCGTGGGACTCCAGGTGCCGGCGATCGTGCTCGTCGGGTTCATCCCGATGCTGCTCGTGGCGTTCGGCTACCGCGAGCTCAACAACCGGATGCCCGACTCGGGGACGAGCTTCACATGGGCCACCCGGGCGTTCGGTCCGTGGGTCGGCTGGATGGCGGGGTGGGGTCTGGTCGCGGCGACGATCCTCGTGCTGTCGAACCTCGCGGGCGTCGCCGTAGACTTCCTCTTCCTGTTGATCGCCCAGCTGACCGGGCAGGAGGCGATCGCCGACCTCGCCGCCGTCACGTGGATCAACGTGCTCGTGTGCGTGCTGTTCGTCGCAGCCGCGACCTTCGTGTCCTATCGCGACATGCAGACGACGCAGAAGCTGCAGTACGGCCTCGTCGCCTTCCAGGTGCTCGTGCTCGTCTTCTTCGCCGGCGCCGCGATCGTCGAGTCGTTGTCGGGCAACGCGTTCGACGCGACATCCTTCGACTGGTCGTGGTTCAACCCGTTCGCCGTGCCCTCGTTCAGCGCCTTCGCCGCCGGCCTCTCGCTGTCGATCTTCATCTTCTGGGGGTGGGATGTCACCCTGACGATGAATGAGGAGACGAAGGATCCCGAGCGCACGCCGGGGCGCGCCGCGACGATCACGGTCGTCATGATCGTCGCCCTCTACCTGCTGCTCTCGATCGCGATGATCATGTTCGCCGGCGTCGGAACCGGTGACCTGGGGCTCGGTAACGAGGACATCCAGGAGAACGTCTTCTTCCACCTGTCCGGTCCGATCCTCGGGCCGCTGGCCTTCCTCGTGTCACTCGCGGTGCTGACCAGCTCGGCCTCGTCGCTGCAGTCGACGATCGTCGGCCCGGCCCGCACCCTGCTCGCGATGGGTCACTACGGGGCATTGCCCGAGAAGTTCGCGAAGGTCAGTCCGCGCTTCTTCACCCCCGGGTACGCGACCGTCGTCTCGGCCGTCGTCGCCTCCGGGTTCTACGTCGTGATGCGCATCGTCAGCGAGAACGTCCTCTGGGACACGATCCTCGCCCTGGGCATGATGATCTGCTTCTACTACGGGCTCACCGCCTTCGCCTGCGTCTGGTATTTCCGCCGGCAGTGGTTCGACTCGACCCGCAACGTCTTCTTCACCTTCCTGTTCCCGCTGATCGGCGGCGTGATCCTCGCCGTGCTGTTCGTGACGACGCTGATCGACACGATGGACCCCGCGTACGGCAGCGGCTCGCAGATCGGGGGCATCGGACTGGTGTTCATCCTCGGGGTGGGCGTCATCCTCATCGGCGTCGCCGTGATGGTGTGGCAGGCCGTGACGCGCCCGGCATTCTTCCGGGGAGAGACACTGACCAAGGACGCGCCGGTGAGCCGGCGCCGGAGAGGAGTGACGCGATGA
- a CDS encoding NAD-dependent succinate-semialdehyde dehydrogenase, with amino-acid sequence MTHEDETRLLAGLQRGLFIGGEWVDAEGGATFAVTDPATGRTLVEIADASPADGIRALDAAVAAQEDWAATPPRTRSDILRRAFDLVQERREDLALLMTLEMGKPLAEARGEVTYGGEFLRWFSEEAVRISGRYGLNPEGTGRMVVSQRPVGPSFFITPWNFPLAMATRKIAPALAAGCTVVIKPAALTPLTTVLFVQLLEEAGLPAGVVNVVNATRSSEVAAPIIADPRLRKLSFTGSTPVGRKLIEQAAEGVLRVSMELGGNAPFVVFDDADLDKAVDGAMLAKFRNIGQACTAANRFIVHESVADEFADRLTERVAAMKVGRGTEDGVQIGPLIDDRAVAKTRDLVDDAVSRGATLRTGGSAIEGEGSFFEPTVVTEVVAGSDILREEIFGPVLAIATFSDEDEAVRLANDTEYGLVSYVFTQDLARGHRMIDRLETGMMGLNVGVVSNAAAPFGGVKQSGVGREGGLEGIHEYLSTKYTLIPAD; translated from the coding sequence ATGACGCACGAGGACGAGACCCGGCTGCTCGCGGGGCTGCAGCGCGGCCTGTTCATCGGCGGCGAATGGGTGGATGCCGAGGGCGGCGCGACTTTCGCCGTCACCGACCCGGCGACCGGACGCACGCTCGTCGAGATCGCCGACGCGTCGCCCGCCGACGGCATCCGTGCCCTCGACGCCGCGGTCGCTGCCCAGGAGGACTGGGCCGCCACGCCGCCGCGCACCCGCAGCGACATCCTTCGCCGCGCGTTCGACCTCGTCCAGGAGCGCCGCGAAGACCTGGCGCTGCTCATGACCCTCGAGATGGGCAAGCCCCTGGCCGAGGCGCGCGGCGAAGTCACGTACGGCGGCGAGTTCCTGCGGTGGTTCAGCGAGGAGGCGGTGCGCATCTCCGGGCGCTACGGGCTGAACCCCGAGGGCACGGGGCGGATGGTCGTCTCGCAGCGCCCGGTGGGCCCGTCGTTCTTCATCACGCCCTGGAACTTCCCGCTGGCGATGGCCACACGCAAGATCGCGCCGGCGCTCGCGGCGGGGTGCACCGTCGTCATCAAGCCGGCGGCGCTCACCCCGCTGACGACGGTGCTGTTCGTGCAGCTGCTCGAAGAGGCCGGGCTTCCGGCGGGCGTCGTGAACGTCGTCAACGCGACGCGCTCGAGCGAGGTCGCCGCGCCGATCATCGCCGATCCCCGGTTGCGCAAGCTCTCGTTCACGGGGTCGACGCCGGTCGGGCGCAAGCTCATCGAGCAGGCCGCCGAAGGCGTGCTGCGGGTGTCGATGGAGCTCGGCGGCAACGCGCCCTTCGTCGTGTTCGACGACGCCGACCTCGACAAGGCGGTGGACGGTGCGATGCTGGCGAAGTTCCGCAACATCGGGCAGGCGTGCACGGCGGCCAACCGCTTCATCGTGCACGAGTCGGTCGCCGACGAGTTCGCCGATCGCCTGACGGAGCGGGTCGCCGCGATGAAGGTCGGCCGGGGCACGGAGGACGGCGTGCAGATCGGGCCACTGATCGACGACCGCGCCGTCGCGAAGACGCGCGATCTCGTCGACGACGCCGTCTCGCGGGGCGCGACCCTGCGCACGGGCGGGTCGGCGATCGAGGGCGAGGGCAGCTTCTTCGAGCCGACCGTCGTCACCGAGGTCGTCGCGGGCAGCGACATCCTGCGCGAGGAGATCTTCGGCCCGGTGCTCGCCATCGCGACGTTCTCGGACGAGGACGAAGCGGTGCGGCTCGCCAATGACACCGAGTACGGGCTCGTCTCGTACGTCTTCACCCAGGACCTGGCGCGCGGACACCGGATGATCGATCGGCTCGAGACGGGCATGATGGGCCTGAACGTCGGGGTCGTGTCGAACGCCGCGGCGCCCTTCGGCGGCGTCAAGCAGTCCGGCGTCGGACGTGAGGGAGGGCTCGAGGGCATCCACGAGTACCTCTCGACGAAGTACACCCTGATCCCGGCCGACTGA
- a CDS encoding NAD-dependent succinate-semialdehyde dehydrogenase — protein sequence MSTYAVTNPATGETLATYDPATDADVQQAITVADAAYRDWARVVAPAERADRLRRVAELHRERRDELAAIIVREMGKPLAAAEGEVDFAADITAYYADHVDQITGDTPIPIEGEGAAVIRRSPLGVLLGIMPWNFPYYQVARFAAPNIAVGNTILLKHAPQCPESAAAIADIYRDAGFPEGVYTNLYISNEQAADVIADPRVQGVSVTGSERAGSAVAEVAGRHLKKVALELGGSDPFILLSTDDLDAAVSAAAEARLDNVGQSCNGAKRFIVVDELYDAFVEKFASALAGAKVGDPFAEDTVLGPLSSLAAAERLAEQVDRAARQGATVVTGGQRDGAFYPGTVLTGVTADMDAYREEFFGPVGVVYRVADEAEAIELANDTPFGLGSYVFTTDAEQAARVADAIEAGMVYINVVLADEAGLPFGGVKRSGTSRELGLLAADEFVNKKLIRTGA from the coding sequence ATGAGCACGTATGCCGTGACCAATCCCGCGACGGGCGAGACGCTCGCGACCTACGACCCCGCGACGGACGCCGACGTCCAGCAGGCCATCACCGTCGCCGACGCCGCGTATCGCGACTGGGCGCGGGTCGTCGCCCCCGCTGAGCGGGCGGACCGTCTGCGCCGCGTGGCCGAGCTGCACCGCGAGCGCCGCGACGAGCTCGCCGCGATCATCGTGCGCGAGATGGGCAAGCCGCTGGCGGCCGCCGAGGGCGAGGTCGACTTCGCCGCCGACATCACCGCCTACTACGCGGACCACGTCGACCAGATCACCGGTGACACGCCCATTCCGATCGAGGGCGAGGGCGCTGCGGTCATCCGGCGCAGCCCGCTGGGTGTGCTGCTGGGCATCATGCCCTGGAACTTCCCGTACTACCAGGTGGCGCGATTCGCGGCTCCGAACATCGCGGTGGGCAACACGATCCTGCTCAAGCACGCGCCGCAGTGCCCCGAGTCGGCTGCCGCGATCGCCGACATCTACCGCGACGCCGGCTTCCCGGAGGGCGTGTACACCAACCTGTACATCAGCAACGAGCAGGCCGCCGACGTCATCGCCGACCCGCGCGTGCAGGGGGTGTCGGTGACGGGGTCGGAGCGCGCCGGTTCGGCCGTGGCCGAGGTCGCCGGCCGTCACCTCAAGAAGGTGGCGCTCGAGCTGGGCGGGTCGGACCCGTTCATCCTGCTGTCGACGGATGACCTGGATGCCGCGGTGTCGGCCGCCGCCGAGGCGCGTCTGGACAACGTCGGGCAGTCCTGCAACGGCGCGAAGCGCTTCATCGTCGTGGACGAGCTCTACGACGCGTTCGTCGAGAAGTTCGCATCGGCGCTCGCCGGGGCGAAGGTCGGCGACCCGTTCGCCGAGGACACGGTGCTCGGACCGCTGTCGTCGCTCGCGGCGGCGGAGCGTCTGGCTGAGCAGGTCGACCGCGCTGCCCGCCAGGGTGCGACCGTGGTCACCGGCGGACAGCGCGACGGCGCCTTCTATCCGGGCACGGTGCTCACCGGCGTGACCGCCGACATGGACGCCTACCGCGAGGAGTTCTTCGGGCCCGTCGGGGTCGTCTACCGCGTCGCCGACGAAGCCGAGGCGATCGAGCTCGCGAACGACACGCCGTTCGGACTCGGCTCGTATGTGTTCACGACAGACGCCGAGCAGGCAGCCCGGGTCGCGGACGCGATCGAGGCCGGCATGGTCTACATCAACGTCGTGCTCGCCGACGAGGCGGGTCTGCCCTTCGGCGGAGTCAAGCGCAGCGGCACGTCACGGGAACTCGGGCTGCTCGCGGCCGACGAGTTCGTCAACAAGAAGCTCATCCGTACGGGCGCCTGA